From the genome of Solidesulfovibrio carbinolicus, one region includes:
- a CDS encoding methyl-accepting chemotaxis protein: MSRLSLKSLLLTLGVASVIGASLTLMLLYMQQDRMLGYLKNVSTVDGPLLYHLQDVYAQGLQTEQATRNVLLNPSDKTARDNYANADKQFREALASATALATGRIAEDLREIGPRWEISHELKKRLMDIAATNPAEAVRLLNAEETPQWRALKKIMLDAVAIQRETNKANLDAIQEGEATVFRMFLGMAVLSVVLLLALITGLIRGVTSGATALVDYAGAIAQGHFGSNLRTGLPKEFEAIGRSLREMVHHLENSLGYYQGIVAGMATPFVVVDEAEDLRLTNDDLMRLIEHSGRPEDYYGQNVAGFFYGDPGRKTVLGQCMTEKRGIRKEVDLVSRKGNVRNVLIDATPLFNAINGKMMGSLCVYSDYTDLRRSEALMREQTERMLATAREAKAIADALAGETEALAHQVDTVEHGAVEQKERIGETALAMDAMNTAVMEVARNAAAAATLADDARKKATAGAGMVSDVAAVIGNVNQLAEELRRDMNDLGDQAEGIGKIMGVIADIADQTNLLALNAAIEAARAGDAGRGFAVVADEVRKLAEKTMTATKDVAGFITTMQQSVRRNSAKTDETTRAIAAGTDKAHASGVMLEEIVGIVSRTSDQIRSMAAAAEEQSATTEQMRQTAEEISRISHGTSDAMAASARAVTALAGQARELEIVISGLETGQAALPA, translated from the coding sequence ATGAGCCGCTTAAGCCTAAAGTCCTTGCTGTTGACCCTTGGCGTGGCCAGCGTCATCGGGGCAAGTTTGACCTTGATGCTTCTCTATATGCAGCAAGACAGGATGCTGGGTTATCTTAAAAATGTCAGCACTGTCGATGGCCCCCTGTTGTATCATCTTCAGGACGTTTACGCCCAGGGACTGCAAACCGAGCAGGCTACCCGAAACGTGCTGCTCAATCCCAGCGACAAGACGGCCCGGGACAACTACGCCAATGCCGACAAGCAATTTCGCGAGGCCCTGGCTTCGGCGACGGCCTTGGCCACCGGCCGTATCGCCGAGGACTTGCGTGAGATCGGCCCGCGTTGGGAGATCAGCCATGAACTGAAAAAACGCCTCATGGACATAGCTGCAACCAATCCGGCCGAGGCCGTGCGGTTGCTCAATGCCGAGGAAACGCCGCAGTGGCGGGCGCTGAAAAAGATCATGTTGGACGCCGTCGCCATTCAACGAGAGACCAACAAGGCCAATCTCGACGCCATCCAGGAAGGCGAGGCCACGGTTTTTCGCATGTTCCTTGGCATGGCCGTGCTTTCAGTGGTCCTGTTGTTGGCTCTTATCACCGGACTCATCCGGGGCGTCACCAGCGGCGCGACGGCTCTTGTCGATTATGCCGGGGCCATCGCCCAGGGCCATTTCGGCTCCAACCTGCGCACGGGGCTGCCCAAGGAATTTGAAGCCATCGGCCGGTCGCTGCGCGAGATGGTCCACCACCTGGAGAACTCCCTGGGTTACTATCAAGGCATTGTGGCCGGCATGGCCACTCCGTTTGTGGTGGTGGACGAGGCCGAGGACTTGCGCCTGACCAACGACGACCTCATGCGCCTTATCGAGCACTCCGGGCGTCCCGAGGACTATTACGGCCAGAACGTGGCCGGCTTTTTTTATGGCGATCCCGGCCGCAAGACCGTGCTCGGCCAGTGCATGACCGAAAAGCGTGGCATCCGCAAGGAAGTCGATCTGGTTTCGCGCAAGGGCAATGTCCGCAATGTGCTCATTGACGCCACGCCGCTTTTTAACGCCATCAACGGCAAGATGATGGGTTCGCTTTGCGTCTATTCCGACTATACCGATCTGCGCCGCAGCGAGGCCCTCATGCGGGAACAGACCGAGCGGATGTTGGCTACGGCCCGGGAAGCCAAGGCCATCGCCGACGCCCTGGCCGGGGAAACCGAGGCCCTGGCGCATCAGGTCGATACTGTGGAACACGGGGCCGTGGAGCAAAAGGAGCGCATCGGCGAAACCGCCCTGGCCATGGACGCCATGAACACCGCCGTCATGGAAGTCGCCCGCAACGCCGCCGCTGCCGCCACCCTGGCCGACGACGCCCGGAAAAAAGCCACGGCCGGGGCCGGCATGGTTTCCGACGTGGCCGCGGTCATCGGCAACGTCAATCAGCTGGCCGAGGAACTGCGCCGCGACATGAACGATCTTGGCGACCAGGCCGAAGGCATTGGCAAGATCATGGGCGTTATCGCCGACATCGCCGATCAGACCAACCTGCTGGCGCTCAATGCCGCCATCGAGGCGGCCCGGGCCGGAGACGCCGGACGCGGCTTTGCCGTGGTGGCCGATGAGGTCCGCAAGCTGGCCGAAAAGACCATGACCGCCACCAAGGATGTGGCCGGCTTTATCACAACTATGCAACAAAGTGTGCGCCGCAACAGCGCCAAGACCGACGAGACCACCCGGGCCATCGCCGCCGGCACGGACAAGGCCCATGCCTCCGGGGTCATGCTGGAAGAGATCGTCGGCATCGTTTCGCGCACCTCGGATCAGATCCGCTCCATGGCCGCCGCCGCCGAAGAGCAGTCGGCCACCACCGAGCAGATGCGCCAGACCGCCGAGGAAATCAGCCGCATCTCCCACGGCACATCCGACGCCATGGCCGCCTCGGCCCGGGCTGTCACCGCTCTGGCCGGCCAGGCTCGGGAGCTGGAAATCGTCATCTCGGGCCTGGAGACCGGCCAGGCCGCGCTGCCGGCCTAG